A window from Enterocloster bolteae encodes these proteins:
- a CDS encoding DUF362 domain-containing protein: protein MSIVYMTREITPESLVRIYRALGVSLPGSAAVKISTGEPGGRNFLQPELIRNLVQELMGTIVECNTAYEGRRNTSKAHWETMRDHGFTAIAPCDILDEEGHMPLPVTGGHHLTENYVGSHLQNYDSMLMLSHFKGHAMGGFGGALKNMSIGLASSYGKIWIHSSGTSTRFEDVFTADHDSFLESMADADRSVMDYMGRENIVYINVANRLSVDCDCDAHPHDPEMGDIGIFASADPVALDQACVDAVYASEDDGKAALIERIESRNGIHTVEAAHSLGLGSRRYELRCIDSYKN from the coding sequence ATGTCTATCGTTTACATGACAAGGGAAATCACGCCGGAAAGCCTGGTCCGGATTTACCGCGCATTGGGTGTCTCGCTCCCCGGCAGCGCAGCGGTAAAGATCTCCACAGGGGAGCCGGGCGGCCGCAATTTCCTGCAGCCAGAGCTTATCAGGAACCTTGTACAGGAACTTATGGGCACCATTGTGGAGTGCAATACTGCCTATGAGGGAAGAAGGAACACTTCCAAAGCTCACTGGGAGACCATGCGGGACCATGGGTTCACAGCCATTGCTCCCTGTGATATCCTGGACGAAGAGGGCCATATGCCCCTTCCGGTAACAGGCGGTCATCATCTGACGGAAAATTATGTGGGATCCCATCTTCAAAACTATGATTCCATGCTCATGCTTTCTCATTTCAAAGGCCATGCCATGGGAGGCTTTGGCGGGGCTTTAAAGAACATGTCCATTGGGCTTGCATCCTCTTACGGCAAAATATGGATTCACTCTTCCGGCACCAGCACCCGGTTTGAGGATGTATTTACAGCGGACCACGATTCATTCCTAGAATCCATGGCGGACGCGGATCGCTCCGTCATGGACTATATGGGCCGTGAAAATATAGTGTACATCAATGTGGCCAACCGTCTGTCCGTGGACTGCGACTGCGACGCCCATCCCCATGACCCGGAGATGGGGGACATCGGTATTTTCGCATCCGCAGATCCTGTGGCCCTGGACCAGGCGTGTGTGGATGCAGTATACGCTTCTGAGGATGACGGAAAGGCTGCCCTGATAGAGCGCATAGAATCCCGGAACGGGATACACACGGTGGAGGCAGCCCATTCTCTTGGCCTTGGCAGCCGCAGATATGAGCTCAGATGTATTGATTCATACAAAAATTGA